From the genome of Dermochelys coriacea isolate rDerCor1 chromosome 1, rDerCor1.pri.v4, whole genome shotgun sequence:
CAAATAACTCCTGCTAGCGCCCAACTATTTGACAAAGGCCTTGCACTCCCACCATCCATGTAACATTTTGTAATATTGTCCCCATTTGTTCCATCAGACTGTGAACTCCATGGGGCCAGCATTTTGTTCTTTGTTCTGCACACTTTATTCACTGTAATGTGGTGTGTACTGTACACTTACATCACTAATTAGCACATGAGGTGTTAAAAAGATTAGCCCAGATGAGTTAAAAAGCCAACCCTTGCTCCTTTTGAAGGAGGTTGAATATTTCTTGCAAGAGGTTTGAAAATTGctgtgaaaagaaaataattgaagGATTTAATGAAAGCAAACTCTCTCGTTTTAGAACTTGTAAATAAATGTAACACCAATGAAAGTAAAGGCCACGACGCTGATGAGAGGCAGGAATAGCCTGGGCAGGAAATGTATAAGATTGCTTCCTCCTTCCTCATGCCAAATGCCAAGCTCTGCCAAGGGCCAGCTGTCTTGAGCTGCAGTCCTGCCACCTACTATTCTAGAGTCTGGGGATCTGTGTGATGACAGTCCTGTTTGTGTGCATCGCAAAAACTGGCAAATTGCTCCTCTCTCCGCTAATCAATTTAACTTGTAACCTAATCCAAAGTGGGAATTTGGGTTCCCCAAAATGAAAGGGATTAATGTCCACCAGTCCCTCGCACAGAGCTCTGACTCTATCGGACATGTTTGATTGTTGTTCCAATATCTTGTTCTTTCCAAAACATGTTCCCTTTCCTGCTTGTTACAAAGATGTCATACGCCAGAATGCCATACCAGATGTACTCCAGGAAAGAAATCTTGCACAGATCCAGGGTGTGTGTAAAGTAAATGTGATCTAATAGTCTCTACCCTGACTCCTGTGACTTTTAAAAAGCTGCAGTTAAGAGCCCAAGTAGAATGTAGATAAGTGATAGGGGGCCTTGTAATCTATGGTATTTTATAGTTAGCAATGCTAATAAAATGGACACACCTTGTACTTAAGAAAACAGTTCAGGTTCAGGCACggtgggtctgattctcttttGCCTTGCCCGCTGATATGTACCTGTGCAATGTGAGTGTAAAATGTTATCATTCTGACTTGGTCACATTTTTATATCGCCTTTGCACAGGCGAGATGGTGGTGGAGACTCAAACCCAGTGTATCTTTGTGCATTTTCCAGGAGTCAGTTTCAGACATCTACTGTGCTGCAGGCATGGGCTGCGTTGCCTTTCCCTCACCAGACCCCTCTGTTTACCCAAAGATTCTGCTGTCCCCTTGAGACTTTGAGATAAATGAAGCTGCATTGTGCGTAGCAGGAACTGCTTCTTTTATAATTTATTACTCCACAAATATATggacagaacaaaaaagatgtgGTATCTGTCTGCAAGAGTTTACACGCTTAGAACAGGTGTGACAAATATTGATAGATGCTACAGGGGAAGGAGGGACGAGGCCTACCACactcagaattcagagtagcagccgtgttagtctgtattctcaaaaagaaaaggagtacttgtggcaccttagagactaacaaatttattagagcataagctttcgtgagctacagctcacttcatcggatgctcacactCAGAATGTGGCTGCTTTGCTTAGTAGAATATCAGTATTGTATGCCcatctgtttcttttttcctAGGTTGGTATTGAAGATTAAGGCACCTGCTCTTCCCTCCTTAGAGTTTTTTTAGGTGGAAAGTCATTGGCTGCCTGATGTTTTGGAGCTACTCATGATTGGGACGCTGAGAGTATCCGGGAAGGTGCTTTCTCTGAGGACCCCACCTCAGGAGCAACTGCTGCTCACCCTCTAAGGAAGCCGATCAGTGCCCTCCCAGCGGGGGGGCAGGCGTCTGCTGCCATGGATACTGAATCAACATACTCTGGATATTCCCACTACTCAGGTCACTCCAAAAAAGCCCACAGACAAGGGTATGGAAACCATTATTAACAAATTAGTCCTTTAGGCTGGGCAGTGTCACAGTGTCATGACCTCTTCCATAGGTCATGCTGAAGCCCCTCGCAGACCAAAACACTGTGGATCTAGAGGAGGCAAAGTGTGGGacgactttctctctctctctctctctcgggatGCTAGGAATAGGGCCACGGAAAGTGGAGATGGAAAGAGATCAGTTAGTTCAGTCATTAACTGAGAGGGCTGGATAGAGTCCCCAGATGGAGGACTgaccagctttttaaaaagatgcttgctattgcttttccttttttccacTCCTGTTTCTTTCTCAGCTAGGGGCAAAGCCTCTCTTCCCCTCAGCTGCCATGTTAATACCTTTTGTGGATAATTCAGATGTTTAGAAAAACAGCTAAAAATCAGAGTTTGTCTGTGGctttcatatttttatatatatatatatatatatatatattatggctATATATTATGGCAGCCACTAGCAGGCTTcatctgagatcagggccccattgtgctaggtgctgtatggaCCCAGACATTCCCTGTCCTGAAGATCTTAGTCTAAATATTACTGTCAGTGCTCACTTTGGCACTACCTCAGCCCCCTTGAGACAGCTTGATTActgaccccccccttccccctccccaatctcccactgaaatcctttGGGGAGAGGGAGTACTCCCTGAGTTTACACTGAGAATACATGTGGGAGACTTTCCCCTTCTCCAGGCCTTTTCTGATGTTGCTGGGCTAGGAGGAGTTTGTGACCAGGGATTGAGAAGGGAAGAAATAGGTACAGAGTTTCTAATTTAAGTCCTCTAGGCCAGGGACTGTCCTATACAATGCTGAGCTCTCTGTGAGCACCGAACTAATGTGCCGTGCCCTGGGGGACTGGCATGCAAGATGGCACCTGGAATCAGGCTGTTCTTTAAAGTTTGGAAAGAGGGTCATGTTGTATGGGCAGGTGCAGGCTCTTCAGTGGAGCGAGTCCTCTACAATCCTATTGCCAGAAACCATCTGCAGACGTGGGATCTACGTTGGCTCCCAACCTTCTTGGAGGCATAGCAGGTGGAGTTTATGTTCTTGAAGGTTGTATCGCAAAGGGCACCTCTTGATTTACATGAGGTTAATGAAAGTGGGTAGATCTCGCTGGGAGGGCTGAGTCTGTGATGCCTTCTGGTGAATGGGTCCTGTAATCTTCTCCCTTTGCCTTTATTTATGGGAAAGGAGTCGGGACAGGCACAAATCGCCGAGAAGTAAAGATGGCAGTAGGTCAGAGAAATCGGTCACCATCCAGACGCCTCCCGCAGAACCGCTGCTGGGGAATGATGCCTCTCAGACAGAAGAGGGTCAGGTaaggaacaggaagcagatggagATGTGGATGGGTGAAGCGTGGGCTGTGGGACAGCATTCTGCTTTGGTGACTGTCTTTGCCTGCCTGCACGCTGATGGAAATGTGTTTGTTGCACTCTTGGTAGCAGGCAGGTATGGCTTGTGGATCCCTTTGGATCATAGTTAatgctgtttggggttttttttttttttttttttttttttcaggcattAAACTGCTTTGCAAAACTCTCTACCTATAGGGACTGCATCACTTCACCTACCACCAAGATGCAACCACTTCTGTGGTGGGATGTGGTAGCAATTTAACAGAGCACAACACATGATTAAAGATAAATATGAAGAATTGAAATGGTCACAGGCTTTTAGAGGCAAAATGCAATGATCCAGTTATACCTCCATGCTTGTATTAAAAGGTATGGGACCTTTGAGCTTACAAGCTGTCAGGACTTTTGTTTTGTCTCTTCTGAAAGCATCACTTTCAGTAGTACAATGCCTTGTCTGGCCACACAGAGGGCTTTAGCTCACTATTGATTTCGAAGAGTGCCTACTACTGAACCACCAGTGCTTTGCGTCCTGCCAAATGTACCAAGCCAGCTGTTTTTACCACTGATCAAGGATAGTtacccaccccagcccccttcaTTTTTTGGCTGAGCgacatgccattttaaaaaaaaaatctagaccttttaaaaaagaactctTTCCAAGAGTAACAGAACAGGTGACAAAGATGCTGAGTGGAGGGAGGAAAGCAAGAGACAATATACAACAAATATAAGAAAAAGGAGTGACAGCAAAAAAATTGAGTCCATACAGTAGGTATATGGACACTAGGTCAGGCAAAGAATGGAAAGATACTGTTTCTATGTTACATCAGGATCAGAACAGAGGCCCTTCTATACTGGGAGCTCCACAGTTTGAAGCAGTCATACTGTGTGAATAGTGGCCTTAAAGACCAGTGACACTTCAAGACAAACTTGGAATAGTGTCCAAATAGTGTTTCAGTGCATCCTATGTTTCACTCTTCATCTGCATGCACTTTTTAGGTTAGTACTGATGTCTTACACAAAACCAGGGACACTCTCAGGGAATCGGGtcctgtctacacttaaaacgctgcatcgGCGCAGctgtagtgctttaatgaagatgctcctGCACTAAGCTCTCCTGCTGATGTAGCACTGTCtacaggtggggggagggagccggGGAAGCAGGCGGGTGGGGGTTAAGTTGGTATAACTACttcgctcagggctgtggatttttcacatcccatgAGCCCCGTAGttatgtagaccagacctcagtctgctgcctcttccccaccagcAATGTATGCGTTAATAGTTGTTAGAGCACCCAGATGCCACTGCAGAGGGTGCCAAATGGAGGTACATAAATAAACCTTCTTTGTTTTTTCGGACAATAGCTTTCACAAACTGCCAGTTAAGCAGTTGTGAATGGGTGAGTTTGTGTCAGGTGGGGCAAAATATGCTGATGAGTTCTTAAGAAACAAGTCTTTATCTTCATGCAAATCTCTCTAGTAATGTAAACTAAAAAAGCGAAGAATAATACAGAAACAATACAAGAAGGATTGTCTCTTAGTAACTCAGACATTATGCTCCGGCAGCTTTTCAGCACAAATTTTTAGCCCGGTAGCTCCACTTGACTGCATGAACTCTTGATGATGTCATTTAAAATGGGAAGAACTGTTAGAGCAGtgaggctgggaaccaggacttgTGTGTTGTTCGTGTTTTAGGCTTTAGCCCTGGCTTGCTGTGATCTTGGCAAGTCAGTTCCCCATTCTGtcactggttttccatctgtaaaatgggggtaattatGTTGGTCAACCCCTCTCCCACTCAATGAGGTGAAGAGTTGACAATGCTTAGATCATCATATGGAAGGTGCTAGCAGAAGGCAGAGTACTCTAGTACTGCACTCCATTTGAGAACTCGTTAGGCCTTTCAAGGGCCTGTTTTTACGAAAAATGTTAATGTTGCTGAGGCTGTTTCAAGGTACTGGCTGtggttggtctctctctctccttttaaaaCCTCAGTGCTTTAGGCCCAAGATTTTAATGTCTCAAATTGCACCAGAAGTGAAAATTCTTGGAGCTATTCTGAACAATTATGCTTCCTCAGTCTAGTCCTGTTACAAGGATTCTTTTAGACTTAATCTTTTTTATAACTCTTTTGAGAAGTGATTGTGATGATTTTATTAGATACCGGGCTGATGGCCCTGATAAGATGGAGGCCCTGAAACCACAGAACAAGAACAACGCAACATCATTGCCTCTGTCAATTAAGTTAAGCCTGTTTGTTAAAACACTTTTGTCAGCATATTTCCATGCAGAAGCTCAGAGGGTTTTCTCCtatcagtcacacacacacttgcactgGAATAACTTTTTCTCTTCCAAAAAAAATGTTGGGGTGTTAATGACTGACTGGGTGACTACGAAGGCTTAAAGGTGCTACTGGGTGGAATGAAGGAATCTACTTGCTGTCTAGAAGCTTTAATGCAGTTTGGAATGCAGTGGTGTAAATTGTCAAGTCTTCAGAAGTCTGAGTCAGTCCCTGAACAGCAGCTCCACGTCAGATCCATACATGCAAGGATAAAGAGTTAATCTGACCTTGTGTAGGTGTGTCCAAGCAACTGCATCATGGAGTAGGAAGGATCTCTGTGGCAGAAGTTCTCTGAAGTTGGAATCCTTTTATTGCTGACTTTCAGACAACTTTACTGTAGACTGAAATTTGACTCTTTGGCAATTGTCCCTACTTTTCAAATATGCTGGCTTCAGGTTGAACAGCTTTTGGACACATCTAGTACTTTAATATAGGAGCTCACAGGTGTTGTAGAATCCCACAGAGTCACATGGCCCAGTACCTCAAATTACTGGAGAGTTGGTTGTTAGCTTAACAAACATTGGCTAAAACAGTTCAGCAGAGGGTGTGTGTAATGTTTCCTCCATGAGTGAGGGAGTCTGAGAAAATATGCAGTGGAAccctttaaaaatgaaaccacGTATGTCACAACTTTACTGTGGATGAGGTTTCACTATAACCATAATTGAACTCAACTCATTGCTGACTATTGAAACAGAATTACTCTTGCAGGTGGATTCTGCACTGCACTTATAAGTACTTGCGGACTGGAAGAGCACTAATTCCTGCATTTACAGAATGTTCTGTATCTGCAGGAGGTGGGCTCCTCTATTTTTAACTTCTGGCTATCTTTATCGGGGCTTGTTCTCCAGATCTCTAAGTAGCAGGAGCAAATGCTCCCAATCTTTCTCCTTTCATGaatccccttccttccttctacTCATACTCACACCGTAACATATAATCTTTGTTGTCCATACAGTTTGGGCAGGGTATTTGATTGTCTTTCAGGGAACTGAAAGGAAAGACCCCTGCACAGTAATCAGAATGTAAAGTTGTTAtgaaggcaaagactataacagggttcaaaaaagaactagataaattcatggaagttaggtccatcaatgactattagccaggatgggaagggatggaaaGCCATGTTCTgagtgtccatagcctctgttagccagaaactgggagtgggcaacaggggatggatcatttgatgattgcctgttctgctcattccctctggggcacctggcattggccattgtcagaagacaggatactgggctagacggaccattgatctgacccagtacggctgtTCTTATGTTGAGTCATCTCTCCTGGGGCTGTAGATGCAAGAAAAAATTCCAAACTCGGTTAGACCATTTACCCCTGCTTTCCACCCTCCCAGGTTATCGTTGAATACATTTTGGGGATTCTAAACATGCTGTTCAGCTGTGTTGTGGCAGTTCCCAGTCCTCTTTGGTGACCATGTGGCTCTTTGGCTGCTAAATGCAGAATGTCAGGAATTGATATAAACTGATgtttccttattctcttttcctttcaGGATGACAACTGGGGTGAGACCACAACAGCTATCACAGGCACCTCGGAGCACAGCATCTCCCAGGAGGACATTGCCAGGATCAGTAAGGATCTGGAGGACAGTGTTGGCTTGGATTGCAAACGCTACCTTGGTTTAACAGTGGCTGCTGTCCTTGGACTCCTCGTCTTCCTTACCCCCGTTGCCTTCATTCTCTTACCCCAGATCCTGTGGCGGGATGAACTGGAGCCATGTGGCACCATCTGCGAGGGACTGTTCATCTCTGTGGCTTTTAAACTCCTGATTCTTCTGATTGGGACCTGGGCTCTGTTCTTCCGTCAGCCAAAGGCGGATATACCAAGAGTGTTCGTATTCCGGGCCCTCTTATTAGTCCTtatattcctgtttgttttttcctactGGCTCTTCTATGGCGTCCGCATCTTGGACTCCAAGGACACCAATTACCAGGGGATAGTGCAGTATGCAGTGTCTCTCGTAGATGCTCTCCTCTTCATTCACTATCTAGCCATTGTGCTGCTGGAGCTGAGGCAACTGCAGCCCATGTTCACGGTCAAGGTGGTGCGGTCGACGGACGGAGAGTCGCGATATTATAGCTTGGGGCACCTGAGGTAGGTTGAAAGTTCTTGGGGACAGGGGAATGTCTGGAAATCTGTGTCAAGATCCAAGTGCAATAGCAGAGAATGCAATCCATTGagcatgggtttttttttgtattgtgatATCCATTGGGTTTCTCTAACCTTCCCCACATGAGGCTCTCTAGGTCCTTCATGAAGAAAAGATTAAACCTGTCGGCTCCCCAGTGGGGTAGTAAAGAAATGTTCATTTCACAACTAGTGGAACAGGTACAAAGGCTGAGATTTGCCCACAGTAAGGGTCAGTAGAGCTGGGGATTGAATGCAGATCTCCTCAGTCCCAGGCCTGTATTTTAACCTCTAGTCTTtgccttcctctcctctcttcctaTGAATAGCCAGCATTGAGACTGCCTGAAGAATTCCTAAATGCTCCTGCATTGGGTAGCCAGGGGGAAAGGGGTCCTGTCTGTAAGTGATCAGCAGCTGATGAGATTAGAATTTTTTTCAAACGGATGATTTGGCTTGTCAAGCCTGTGATCAAGACTGCGGGGGCTATGTTCAAGGCTTGTCCTGTTGTGCATCTGAAGCCTGACGCTACTTGATGTGAAGGGGTTCTGTCTGCATGCCGTAGGTACACAGATGAGCAAGCTGTTGCTGTGG
Proteins encoded in this window:
- the VANGL1 gene encoding vang-like protein 1: MDTESTYSGYSHYSGHSKKAHRQGSRDRHKSPRSKDGSRSEKSVTIQTPPAEPLLGNDASQTEEGQDDNWGETTTAITGTSEHSISQEDIARISKDLEDSVGLDCKRYLGLTVAAVLGLLVFLTPVAFILLPQILWRDELEPCGTICEGLFISVAFKLLILLIGTWALFFRQPKADIPRVFVFRALLLVLIFLFVFSYWLFYGVRILDSKDTNYQGIVQYAVSLVDALLFIHYLAIVLLELRQLQPMFTVKVVRSTDGESRYYSLGHLSIQRAALVVLDNYYRDFTVYNPSLLMASKSRAAKHMAGLKVYNVDGPGNNAAGQSRAMIAAAARRRDSSHNELYYEEADHDRRVKKRRARLVVAVEEAFTHIKRPQAEEQQKAPGEVMDPREAAQAIFPSMARALQKYLRTTRQQHYHSMESILQHLSFCITNNMTPKAFLERYINPGPTLQYDRDRWFSKQWTLVSEEAVTRGLRDGGVFVLKCLDFSLVINVKKIPFIKLSEEFIDPKSHKFVLRLQSETSV